ATCCTAAGTCCCCGCCAGGACCGCGTCAAACAGATTTGGCGGATTTTTCCAAACCGACAGAACTCTAGAGCCTCGAACAAACCCCTTGAGTTCCGGAGAGTTCGTGCCTCAGGACTTGAGGGCGCGCTCGAGGAGGCGCACGCCCTGGTCGAGATCGTCGTGGGTGACGGTGTAGGCCGGGGCGAAGCGGAGGGTCTTCTCGCCGGCGGCGTTGAGGAGCAGGCCGAGCTCGCGGCACTTCGAGATGAAGGGCGCGGCGTCCTGGAAGAGCTCCACGCCGATCAGCAGGCCGCGGCCGCGTGCTTCCTTGACGAGGGCGGGCAGGCGGCCCTGGAGCTCACGCAGGCGGGAGAGGAAGTAATCCCCCTTCTGCGTCACGTCGCGGAGCATCTGCGGATCCGTCACCTTGCGCATGACGACGTTGGCGGCGGTGGCGGCGATGAGGTTGCCGCCGAAGGTGGAGCCGTGGGTGCCCGGCACCAGGCTCTTGCCGGCCTCCTCGGTGCACAGCATGGCGCCGATGGGCAGGCCGTTGCCGAGCGACTTCGCCAGGCTGATGCCATCCGGGAGGATGTCCTCGTGCTGGTAGGCGAAGACCTTGCCGGTGCGGCCCATGCCGGTCTGGATCTCATCCACGAGCAGCAGCAGGCCCTTCTCGTCGCACAGGGCGCGCAGGGCCTTGAGGAAGCCCTCGGGCGCCGAGCGCACGCCGCCCTCGCCCTGGACGGGCTCCACGAGGATGGCGGCGGTGTTGGGTCCCACGGCCTTCTTCACGGCCTCCAGGTCCCCGTAGGGCACGTGGGGGAAGCCGGCCGGGAGCGGCTCGAAGCCCTTCTGGTACTTCGTCTGGCCGGTGGCGGTGACGGTGGCCAGCGTGCGCCCGTGGAAGGAGTTCTCGAAGGTGATGACCTCGAAGCGGTCCGGGTTGCCGCGATCCTTCTGGACCTTGCGGGCCAGCTTGATGAGGGCCTCGTTGGCCTCCGCGCCCGAGTTGCAGAAGAAGGCGCGCTGCAGGCCCGAGGCGGCGGTGAGCCGGCCGGCCAGCTCGATCTGCGGCTCGCTGTAGAAGACGTTGGAGACGTGCCAGAGCTTCTCCAGCTGGCTGCGCACGGCGGCGACCACCTCCGGGTGGCAGTGGCCGAGCCCGCACGTGGCGATGCCGCCGAGCAGGTCCAGGTACTCACGGCCCTCGGCGTCCCAGACGCGCGAGCCCAGTCCGCGCTCCAGCACGATGGGCTGCTGCTTGTAGTTCTGCAGCAGGTGGGCCTTGGCCTTCTCCATCCACTGCTCGTTCTTGCTGGCGGTGGAGGCGGCCTTCGAGGCGGCTTCGGGGTGGGT
The sequence above is a segment of the Archangium lipolyticum genome. Coding sequences within it:
- a CDS encoding aspartate aminotransferase family protein; protein product: MEKAKAHLLQNYKQQPIVLERGLGSRVWDAEGREYLDLLGGIATCGLGHCHPEVVAAVRSQLEKLWHVSNVFYSEPQIELAGRLTAASGLQRAFFCNSGAEANEALIKLARKVQKDRGNPDRFEVITFENSFHGRTLATVTATGQTKYQKGFEPLPAGFPHVPYGDLEAVKKAVGPNTAAILVEPVQGEGGVRSAPEGFLKALRALCDEKGLLLLVDEIQTGMGRTGKVFAYQHEDILPDGISLAKSLGNGLPIGAMLCTEEAGKSLVPGTHGSTFGGNLIAATAANVVMRKVTDPQMLRDVTQKGDYFLSRLRELQGRLPALVKEARGRGLLIGVELFQDAAPFISKCRELGLLLNAAGEKTLRFAPAYTVTHDDLDQGVRLLERALKS